One stretch of Miscanthus floridulus cultivar M001 chromosome 18, ASM1932011v1, whole genome shotgun sequence DNA includes these proteins:
- the LOC136523496 gene encoding uncharacterized protein, which yields MAPLVAEAIEAKAPRTSEAKTTEAGVPRTTEAMVVEAGAPGTTEAGAMEADVSTAKLAAQEVEMKAAEASVPPLVQGLPPLRESARGVEVRSISSDDTSRGKEGVDVEAASTVEQPAPTSGEGSSALVRVQPEPHGWDHSRVLWRSQDDPEGEPLFALEDVAEGGCWDTFEQYRQLAERSLRTALSVVANDLPEVAQSVEVEDLCLHSADMKATAAAAQEQVAPLAAWVKELEEELTRVADDWDAFRSRAREAMAFVKALAGQLGTEQELEEVASRAAEASQVEVQCLREKAEASRVEAEHWEAKAEGLEKEVSRVVEASIAVQAVLEAEIGEHTMLRSATRTACEALEVEGV from the exons ATGGCACCCTTGGTCGCTGAGGCCATCGAGGCCAAGGCCCCCCGGACCTCCGAGGCCAAGACGACGGAGGCCGGGGtgcccaggaccaccgaggccatggtggtggaggccggagcccccgggaccaccgaggccggggCAATGGAGGCCGACGTGAGCACAGCAAAGCTggcggcccaggaagtggagatgaaggcggcggaggcctcagtACCGCCCTTGGTCCAAGGCCTGCCgccgttgcgggagagcgcccgtgGAGTGGAGGTCcgttcgatctcctccgacgatacttcccgagggaaggaggggGTGGATGTTGAGGCGGCTAGCACCGTGGAGCAGCCTGCTCCGACCtccggcgagggaagctcggccctcgtgcgggtgcaacccgagccccacgggtgggatcactcGCGTGTCTTatggcggagccaggatgaccctgagggggagcctctatttgccCTTGAGGATGTGGCCGAGGGGGggtgctgggacaccttcgagcaataccgccagctagcggagcggtcgctgcggacagcgctgtccgtcgtggccAACGATCTACCCGAGGTTGCCCAG agcgtggaggtggaggacctctgccttcacAGTGCCGATATGAAAGCCACGGCGGCAGCGgctcaggagcaggtcgcccctttggcggcatgggtcaaggagttggaggaggagctgacccgcgtgGCCGACGattgggatgccttcaggtcccgggctagAGAAGCGATGGCCTTTGTCAAGGCCCTTGCTGGACAGTTGGGGacggagcagg agctggaggaagtggcttccagggcggccgaggcttcccaGGTCGAGGTCCAGTGCCtgagggagaaagccgaggcctctcgggtcgaggctgaGCACTGGGAAgcgaaagccgagg ggttggagaaggaggtttcCCGGGTTGTCGAGGCTTCCATcgcggtgcaggcggtgctcgaggctgagatcggggagcacacCATGCTGCGGAGTGCCACCCGTACCGCCTGTGAGGcgttggaggtcgagggggtctag